In Pirellulales bacterium, the following proteins share a genomic window:
- a CDS encoding ABC transporter ATP-binding protein: MLLVDLEQVTRSYGHVRALDGVSLRLRPGTIGLIGNNGAGKSTLLKILLGLLRPDSGKGTVLGVPLEHAGRQLRARLGYMPEAATTVATLKGVEYVAFSGDLYGMPHRDARRRAHEVLGYVGLGELRYRRLDEYSTGNLQRLKLAAALVHDPQLLLLDEPTNGLDPAGRQAMLKLLEDLIAETQKSLILCTHLLSDVQRLCQQIVVIHRGSVVRSGTMQSLRADLGNRYQLQWRGPADAFLAGLAAGGVESGPATGNKVNVLVPHDWRTVDFFRVAERAGAVITHLNLDEENLERLFLRITEKQ; encoded by the coding sequence ATGCTCCTCGTCGATCTCGAGCAGGTGACCCGCAGTTACGGCCACGTCCGCGCCTTGGACGGCGTCAGCTTGCGGCTTCGGCCCGGCACGATCGGCCTGATCGGCAACAATGGCGCCGGCAAATCGACGCTCCTCAAAATCCTGCTGGGGTTGCTGCGGCCCGATTCCGGCAAAGGGACGGTGCTGGGAGTGCCGCTCGAGCACGCCGGCCGTCAGCTGCGCGCGCGCTTGGGCTACATGCCCGAAGCCGCCACGACGGTGGCCACGCTCAAGGGCGTCGAATACGTGGCTTTCTCCGGCGACCTCTACGGCATGCCGCACCGCGATGCGCGGCGCCGCGCGCACGAGGTGCTCGGCTACGTCGGGCTGGGCGAGCTTCGTTATCGCCGGCTCGACGAATACTCCACCGGCAACTTGCAACGCCTGAAACTGGCGGCCGCCTTGGTCCACGATCCGCAGCTCCTGCTGCTCGACGAGCCGACCAACGGGCTGGACCCGGCGGGCCGCCAGGCCATGCTCAAGCTGTTGGAAGACCTGATCGCCGAAACGCAGAAGAGCCTGATTCTCTGCACGCACCTGTTGAGCGACGTGCAGCGGCTTTGCCAGCAGATTGTGGTCATCCATCGCGGCAGCGTGGTCCGCAGCGGTACGATGCAAAGCTTGCGTGCCGATCTGGGCAATCGCTATCAACTCCAATGGCGAGGGCCGGCGGACGCCTTTCTGGCCGGGCTGGCTGCCGGAGGCGTCGAATCGGGCCCCGCCACGGGCAACAAGGTGAATGTGCTCGTGCCGCACGACTGGCGGACCGTCGATTTCTTCCGCGTCGCCGAGCGGGCCGGGGCGGTCATCACGCACCTGAACCTCGATGAAGAGAACCTCGAGCGGCTTTTTCTGCGGATTACGGAGAAGCAATAG